The Dehalococcoidia bacterium region GGCCGCGGCGCCGGTCGGCGCGGTCGGCGGCGGCGCATGGCCGCATCGCTGGTGGCGCTAGCCGCGCAGCTCGAGCGGGACGTAGGCGCGGTCGCCGTGGCCCTGGTATATCTGTGTCGGCCGGAAGAGCCTGTTGTTGGCGATCTGCTCCCTCCAGTGCGCGACCCAGCCGGCGATGCGCGAGACGGCGAACACGGGCGTAAACAGGTCGATGGGGATGCCCATGCGGTCGTACACGATGCCCGAGTAGAAGTCGACGTTGGGCCAGATGCCGCGCTCTCCCAGCCGCGCCGTCGCGACCTTCTCGACCTCGACGGCGATGTCGTACAGCGGCGTGGGGCCGAACTCCTCGAAGAGCGGCTTGACCAGGCTCTTGAGGATGCGGGCGCGCGGGTCCATCGTCTTGTACTCACGGTGGCCCATGCCGTAGATCACCTCTTTGCGGGCGATCTTTTCGTTTATCACCGCTTCGACCCGCTCGACCGAGCCGATCTCCTCCAGCATTTGCAGCACGCGCTCGTTTGCGCCTCCGTGCAGCGGGCCCCCGAGCGAGGCGACGGCGGCAGCGATGGTGCCGTACGGATCGGCGAGCGTCGAGCTTGTTACCATGGCGGTGAACGTCGAGGCGTTGACCGTGTGCTCGACGTGCAGGATGAGGCAGACGTCGAAGGTGCGCTCGACAAGCGGCGGCGGCGCCTCGCCGTGGAGCATGTAGAGGAAGTTCGCCGAGCAGCTCAGGTCTTCGCGGGGAGCGACCGGCTCCTTCCCTTGGCGGATGTTGTGGAAGGCGGCGACGAGCGTCGGCACCTGCGCGATAAGCCGGCAGCACGCTTGGTGATTGACCTCCTCGTCATCGACGGTGCGCGGGTAGAAAAGAGCCATCGAGGCGATGCTGGTCTGGAGGGCGGACATAGGGTGCGCGTTCTTGGGGTATGCCTTCATCATCTCGATGATGCCAGGCTCGACTGCTCGATGCGCCGCCAGCTCGCTTTTGAACTGGTCCAGTTCCTGCCTGCTGGGCAGCTCCCCCTTGAGCACGAGGTAGGCCGTTTCCTCGTACGTGCTCTTCTCGGCCAGCTCCTCGATCGCGTAGCCCCTGAGCTTGAGGATGCCCCGGTGGCCGTCGATGTCGCTTATCTCTGACTTGGTAACGGGCACGCCCGCCAGCCCCGGCACGTACCCATCTTCCGACGCCTTGACCATCGTCATCCTCCTTCGCGCGTCTCCCGCACCACCGCCGTCTTATTTCGCTCAATCGATTCCGAGGGATTGACATGCCGGAGACCCGACAAGAGGCCCGGCCCTTTGAATGTGAATTGTATCACGACCGGTGGAATAGGACCAACGCCCCGGCGAGGCCGGTTCTATTACGAGATGATTAATTTTGGGGGACAAGCGGGCAAGAAGGCAAGGACTAGCTTTGAATCCTCTCGACGCGCAGGCGTATGGCGCCGGCCGGCGCCTCGACCTCTACCTCGTCCCCTTCTCTCTTCCTCACGAGCGCCTTGCCGACGGGCGAGGCGATCGATATTTTGCCCTGGCTCGGGTCCACCTCGTGCGGGCTGACCAGCGTGTACTTTATCTCCGCCCCCGAC contains the following coding sequences:
- a CDS encoding citrate synthase gives rise to the protein MTMVKASEDGYVPGLAGVPVTKSEISDIDGHRGILKLRGYAIEELAEKSTYEETAYLVLKGELPSRQELDQFKSELAAHRAVEPGIIEMMKAYPKNAHPMSALQTSIASMALFYPRTVDDEEVNHQACCRLIAQVPTLVAAFHNIRQGKEPVAPREDLSCSANFLYMLHGEAPPPLVERTFDVCLILHVEHTVNASTFTAMVTSSTLADPYGTIAAAVASLGGPLHGGANERVLQMLEEIGSVERVEAVINEKIARKEVIYGMGHREYKTMDPRARILKSLVKPLFEEFGPTPLYDIAVEVEKVATARLGERGIWPNVDFYSGIVYDRMGIPIDLFTPVFAVSRIAGWVAHWREQIANNRLFRPTQIYQGHGDRAYVPLELRG